The DNA segment CCAACATGATCGACGTTGAGGTGCATGACGCGCACCAGCTGATGCGCCTGCTGGCGGCGCTGCGCGCGGCCGATGCGGTGAATTCGGTGGAGCGGGTCTGACAGCGGATTGCCCCGGCTCCACTTGCGGCACCCTCGCTGCCGTGACTAGGATCGCCGCATTACCTCTGTGAAAGGCACAAGCCCTTGGATCGCCGTACCTTCCTCGCGTCTGCCAGCGCCGCCTCCGCTTTCGCCCTCGTTCCCGAAGCGCTCCGCGCCCAGCAGTCGGCGGTCACACCCGCCAATCCTGCCGACGCGAAGCTGAATGTGCTGTTCGACAAGGTGTTTGCGCAGACGCTCCAGCGCGCGCCCGAGCTCGCCACCTCGCTTGGCATGGACAAGGGCCCGAACGCCGCGCTCAAGAACCAATTGTCAGACGGTTCACCCGCCGGGAAAGCTGCCGCACGCGCCGATCTGAAACAGGCCATCGCCGCGGTTCGGGCGGTCGACCCGGCGCCGCTTTCGGCACGCTCCAAGCTTGATCGCGAGGTGGTGCTCTATTCGCTGGAGACCCGGGCAATTCCCTATGACCGGTTCAAGCTGGATGGCGTGCAGCGGCCCTTCACCATTTTCCAGCAGGGCGGCAGCTATTTCTCGACGCCCGACTTCCTGAATTCCGCGCACACCATCAACAATGCAGACGATTGCGAAGCCTATCTTGACCGGCTCGGCGCCTTCGCCAAGCGGCTGGATCAGGACACGGCCGACCAGAAGGAGGAGGCAGCGCGCGGCTATCTCGCGCCCGACTTCTCGCTCGACCTGACGCTGGTTCAAATGGCGAAGCTCCGCTCTTCCGCGCCGGGCGAGAACGGCCTCGCGCAATCGGTGGCAAAGCGCGCTGCGGCGAAGAACATTGCCGGCGACTGGCAGGCCCGCGCCGCCCGTATCGTTGAGGCCGACATCTATCCCGCGCTCGACCGCCAGATCGCGCTTATGAAGTCGCTGCGACCGAAGGCGCGCAGCTCCGCCGGCATCTGGGACGTACCACAGGGCGAGGCGATCTATGCCGCCGCCCTGGAACAGGCCACGACCACCAAGTTCACGCCCGAGGAAGTCCATAAGATGGGGCTGGATCAGGTGGCGGAGATCAGCGCGCAGCTTGA comes from the Sphingomonas sp. OV641 genome and includes:
- a CDS encoding DUF885 family protein; its protein translation is MDRRTFLASASAASAFALVPEALRAQQSAVTPANPADAKLNVLFDKVFAQTLQRAPELATSLGMDKGPNAALKNQLSDGSPAGKAAARADLKQAIAAVRAVDPAPLSARSKLDREVVLYSLETRAIPYDRFKLDGVQRPFTIFQQGGSYFSTPDFLNSAHTINNADDCEAYLDRLGAFAKRLDQDTADQKEEAARGYLAPDFSLDLTLVQMAKLRSSAPGENGLAQSVAKRAAAKNIAGDWQARAARIVEADIYPALDRQIALMKSLRPKARSSAGIWDVPQGEAIYAAALEQATTTKFTPEEVHKMGLDQVAEISAQLDAILKKQGLTKGNVGARLNELNVRADQVYPDTAEGRAALIKSLNEGNAALTAKLAQAFINPPSEPLDIRAVPVEIQDGASNGYYSRAALDGSRPAIYWINLKSVGDWPKYSLPSLTYHEGVPGHHLQISIAQKSPQPLLRNLSFFSAYSEGWALYAESVADELGGYADDLERAGFLQSYLFRAARLVVDTGLHTKRWTREQATDYMVQTVGFAQPRSQREVERYCTQPGQACSYKVGHAAWMRARERAQQIRGDRFDLKQFHEVLQYGAVPLTILERLVEEQARA